DNA from Pseudomonas putida:
CGACCAGCCGTATCAAAGTGTCGTGCTGATGGTAAGGAAACGCCGCCGCGAAATTGCGCAGGGCCTCCTCCAACGTGTTGGAAAACAACCCGACATAACCGAGCAATCCCAAGGCTTGGGGCTGAAACTGGAGGCCGTAGTGCAAACCGAAGTTATCGCAGTGGGCCTGGCGTGCGGCCTCCTCCAGCACCTGGCAGTAATTGGTGAGCGGCAGGCTCAGCGTTGGTTGGCGCAGGCTTTCGGGGTTGACGCCGGCGCGTCCCAGTATGAGGTCGATGTCACCTCCAACACCTGTGACGAATCCCTCCAGCCCACTGGCAGCAGCCGACAGGACGCCGAGGTTGCCCGCGACTGGCGAGACGGTGCAGCAGTGCAGTGGAGAACTCATGGTCTATTCCAGTTGAGGTCGTCGTCTGAGTAATGCAAACACCATGCCCTGCCTTCTTCCTTCGAAAGACCCTTTGCAGCCAGAAGGCGGCAGCCGAACTGGGGTAATGGGTAACATCGCGTAACAATCAGCCGCGCGATCGCAAAGGCCCGCCCCGTTCGGTTGACTGACCCGCCCATTAATGCTCAGATGCGCCCCAGTTTCAGGTGTCCCCTGCCGCCGCGCCGGGGATTAAACGGGAAGCCGGTGCGTCGCCTTGGGCGATCAGTCCGGTGCTGCCCCCGCAACGGTAAGCGAGCGATGCATTCGACACGCCACTGTGCCACCGGCATGGGAAGGTGAATGCTTCAAGCCCCTCGCAAGCCCGGAGACCGGCCTGTCACCTCCTTTGGCAACACCCGCGGTGGGCGGGCGCGGGCCGGTCTTGGGGCAGCAGCCTGCCCGCGATGCCCTTGCGCGCCTTCACCTGTCGGGCTTCATTCACCCCGGTACGGTTGGTCTGCATGTCATCCCCTACCTTACGTCTGGAAAGCTTGCACTGGGCCCCCTCGCCCGGCGGTCAGCGGCTGCTCGACGGTATCGACCTGCACGTCCACGCGGGTGAGTTCGTCGGCCTGATCGGCCCCAACGGCAGCGGCAAGACCAGCCTGTTGCGCTGCGCCTATCGCTTTACCCGGCCCGATGGGGGGCGCGTTCTGCTGGAGAACGAAGACATCTGGCAGCGCTCCCCTCGCTGGGTTGCCCAGCGCGTGGCAGTGATGCTGCAGGAGTTCCCCGAGGATTTCGGCTTGAGTGTGCGCGATGTGGTCGCGATGGGTCGAACCCCGCACCAGGGTTGGTTCGACAGCCATGACGACCAGGCGTTGATCGACGCCTGTCTGCAGCGACTGGGCCTGCACGCTCGAGCCGACCAAGGCTTCGCACCGCTTTCGGGAGGCGAGAAACAGCGGGTGTTGCTGGCCCGGGCGTTGGTACAGCAACCGCGCTTGTTGATCCTCGATGAGCCGACCAATCACCTCGACCCGCGTTACCAACTGGCCTTGCTCGAACACTTGCGTGCCACTGGTCTAGGCCTGTTGGCGAGTTTTCATGATCTGAACCTGGCCGCGGCCTTCTGTGACCGCCTCTATGTCATCGATGCCGGGCGCATCGTCGCCCAAGGCACGCCGGAGCAAGTGCTGACCGAGCAACGCCTGGCGCAGGTCTTTGGTGTTCGCGCCCTGGTCGATCGCCACCCATTGGCGCCCCACCCACGTATTACCTGGATCAGCCCCGCATGAAGCGACGCCTGACTTACCTTGCCCTGCTCGCCGCCCTGCCCTTTGCAGCCTGGGCCGACAGCTACCCCGTCACCGTGCGCAGTTGCGAGCGTGACGTCACCTTCAACCAGGCGCCGCAGCGGGCGGTGAGTCACGACATCAACCTCACCGGAATGCTGCTGGCCCTGGGGCTGCGCGATCGGATGATCGGCTACAGCGGTGTCAGTGGCTGGAAAACCCTCGACCCGTCCCTACGTGACGCCTTGGCAGGCCTTCCTGAACTTGCGCCACGCTACCCATCGCCGGAAAACCTTCTCGACGCCCAGGCCGATTTCCTGTACGCCGGTTGGGGCTACGGCATGAACGTGGGCGGACCGCTCACACCGCAGACCATGGCACTGCTGGGTATCCCGGTGTATGAGCTGAGCGAATCCTGCTCCTGGATCATGCCCCAGCGCCGCGCAAGCCTGGAGGACCTGTATCGGGACCTGAAAAATCTGGGACGGATCTTCGATGTTCAACCCCGCGCCGGCGAGCTCGTCGGGCAGCTTAGGCAGCGCATCGCGCGGGTACACGAGCAGTTGGCCCAGGTACAGCACAAACCCCGTGTCTTTCTCTACGACAGTGGCGAGGACCGTCCAACCACCTCCGGCCGGCTCGGCATGCCTCAGGCACTGCTCGAAGCAGCCGGTGCCGACAACGTGATGGCCGATGTGAACGCCAGTTGGACCGAAGTCAATTGGGAGAGCGTGGTGGAGCGCGACCCAGAGGTGATTGTCATCGTCGACTATGGCCCGACGAGCTGGGCGCAAAAACGCGACTTTCTGCTCAATCACCCCGCCTTGAGCGAGGTAAAGGCCATTCG
Protein-coding regions in this window:
- a CDS encoding ABC transporter substrate-binding protein, yielding MKRRLTYLALLAALPFAAWADSYPVTVRSCERDVTFNQAPQRAVSHDINLTGMLLALGLRDRMIGYSGVSGWKTLDPSLRDALAGLPELAPRYPSPENLLDAQADFLYAGWGYGMNVGGPLTPQTMALLGIPVYELSESCSWIMPQRRASLEDLYRDLKNLGRIFDVQPRAGELVGQLRQRIARVHEQLAQVQHKPRVFLYDSGEDRPTTSGRLGMPQALLEAAGADNVMADVNASWTEVNWESVVERDPEVIVIVDYGPTSWAQKRDFLLNHPALSEVKAIRERRFVVLSYLQVTPSVDNAGAIEQLASALHPQLFAEAAH
- a CDS encoding ABC transporter ATP-binding protein gives rise to the protein MSSPTLRLESLHWAPSPGGQRLLDGIDLHVHAGEFVGLIGPNGSGKTSLLRCAYRFTRPDGGRVLLENEDIWQRSPRWVAQRVAVMLQEFPEDFGLSVRDVVAMGRTPHQGWFDSHDDQALIDACLQRLGLHARADQGFAPLSGGEKQRVLLARALVQQPRLLILDEPTNHLDPRYQLALLEHLRATGLGLLASFHDLNLAAAFCDRLYVIDAGRIVAQGTPEQVLTEQRLAQVFGVRALVDRHPLAPHPRITWISPA